The proteins below are encoded in one region of Rhizobium sp. 9140:
- a CDS encoding phage tail length tape measure family protein yields MTAAYRIAIGVTVDPSGAKSGGTEARNAVAAIGKQAEAVAPKVQAVTTALGKLKEAANNNTTKLDDIAAYGREMDRLQARFDPMFAVMQRHRQALTDIANAEKVGAISASTAIEARIRETRAMQEQAGAAERLAARQKQQAQSIVEARTITPNRGADIEAYLKEMDRLQARFDPMFALMERHRKALLDINEAERVGAISASTAIDARIRETRAMEEQAGAAERLAARRKQSAQSIVQSQMIQPDRSADITAFMDERDRLRQAYNPRYAALTTYRKTIEDIRQANRVGAISHDEMTAAISRERQATLGLIQSRKGIAGSKGLRPDQQANLFTQGVDTVQSLALGMPISQVILQQGPQAMQIYGSMGNAAKAAMAAITPLRVGIAGTTAAVVLGAMAWNDYLGSIKEVETAASGIGRATAGSAASMEAAAQNGAAAAGISVASARTMEAQFLRTGRIASENFEQLIAISKNFGATIGVSADEAGAALAEMFADPSKAIDTLYRQYGLIDAATAEYARRLTAQNRLTEAQQVLLAALPGRLANASEATTALGRAWNSVSKAASDAYDWMGKSIDRALSGPSPADALSEATELYAAALRQQQKSKGTIFGDGSFDSEVEERRAELERLRQEDMERRGNEARDREQEKRRAAARGALDTANASPATAAARARRDLEDSLVKAQSGLDAPGLLDSQRADITATIDAKKRALETLIPAQERANQLAALDIRIQTERNPIVLAGLMADRERLQLAGEEITTAEASSRIAAARNRVIQETLAASRLQSAELVEEVEARRRLNDQVAAGNITASQAEALLRTEIQLRPLAAAAAAAQGEEQKKLAEALAAAKDAAAASELEQRRAGAIDVIRGQDDDLERLRLEKTLVGASTAEREKALAVLEAEQMIRARGYSALSAEAEQIRRNAREIANQTIEVEKATAAWQMFQSAGETAIDNVFSSLLKGDFKGALNGLLGDVGKFFQELGTNSIKNMLLGGDRPELSDVLGRFLKGAPVAANQNTPKASGFESYAAPLIPVTREPLGNISSYAKAIQSIESSGNYGALGPITRSGDRAYGAYQMMGNNIGPWSEAALGRRLSTSQFLGDKSAQDAIFNHRFGGYVDKYGPSGAAQAWFGGPGSVGKGGRGADVLGTTGNAYVDKFNEALGNANGNLDKLATTGQNASTTVGSLAGASSSAVKGLGGFGEGLGQAGQNLANWFPPAPSGGGGGGGLFGSLLTAFLPNFVPNGAQANWAVNNPGKGLFDVGGYTGNGGRSDIAGFVHGQEYVVKASVVAQPGVRRMLDGLNSGRGYDKGGFVAKIGAPASVYPSQGQSRMASTANDRAGSGKSEINVYVDNPRGDRDIEDAVDRGVAKGLRAYDKNLPARFEQIKKRPYVRGQ; encoded by the coding sequence ATGACGGCCGCCTATCGCATCGCGATCGGCGTCACCGTCGATCCCTCCGGCGCCAAGTCTGGCGGCACGGAAGCGCGCAATGCCGTTGCGGCGATCGGCAAGCAGGCCGAGGCGGTCGCGCCGAAGGTCCAGGCCGTCACCACGGCACTCGGCAAGCTCAAGGAAGCTGCCAACAACAACACGACCAAGTTGGACGATATCGCCGCGTATGGCCGTGAGATGGACCGGCTGCAGGCGCGCTTCGATCCGATGTTCGCTGTCATGCAGCGCCATCGGCAGGCGTTGACCGATATCGCCAACGCCGAGAAGGTCGGCGCGATCTCGGCCTCCACCGCGATCGAGGCGCGGATCCGCGAGACGCGCGCGATGCAGGAACAGGCGGGTGCCGCCGAGCGGCTTGCGGCACGCCAGAAGCAGCAGGCGCAATCGATCGTTGAAGCGAGGACGATCACGCCGAACCGTGGCGCCGATATCGAGGCGTACCTGAAGGAGATGGACCGCCTGCAGGCGCGGTTCGATCCGATGTTCGCCTTGATGGAACGCCATCGCAAGGCTCTGCTCGACATTAACGAGGCCGAGCGCGTCGGCGCGATCTCGGCGTCCACCGCCATCGATGCGAGGATCCGCGAAACCCGCGCCATGGAAGAGCAGGCAGGTGCTGCCGAACGCCTTGCTGCCCGACGCAAACAGTCCGCACAGTCCATCGTCCAGTCGCAGATGATCCAGCCGGACCGCAGCGCTGACATCACCGCCTTCATGGACGAACGCGATCGGCTGCGGCAGGCCTACAATCCGCGCTATGCGGCTCTCACGACCTATCGCAAGACGATCGAGGACATCCGTCAGGCCAACAGGGTCGGTGCGATTTCGCATGATGAAATGACGGCTGCGATCAGCCGCGAGCGTCAGGCGACGCTCGGGCTGATCCAGTCGCGCAAGGGCATCGCGGGTAGCAAGGGCCTGCGTCCGGACCAACAGGCCAACCTCTTCACGCAGGGCGTGGACACCGTCCAGTCGCTGGCGCTGGGCATGCCTATCTCGCAGGTCATTCTACAGCAGGGTCCGCAGGCCATGCAGATCTACGGCAGCATGGGAAATGCCGCCAAGGCAGCCATGGCCGCGATCACGCCGCTGCGGGTCGGTATTGCCGGCACGACAGCGGCCGTCGTCCTCGGCGCCATGGCCTGGAACGACTATCTCGGCTCCATCAAGGAAGTCGAGACCGCAGCGTCCGGGATTGGTCGCGCGACTGCCGGCAGTGCCGCGAGCATGGAAGCGGCGGCTCAGAACGGCGCAGCGGCGGCCGGGATCTCCGTCGCGTCGGCCCGCACAATGGAAGCGCAGTTCCTACGGACCGGCCGGATCGCCTCGGAGAACTTCGAGCAGCTGATCGCGATCAGCAAGAATTTCGGCGCGACGATCGGTGTGTCGGCCGATGAGGCGGGCGCGGCACTGGCCGAGATGTTCGCAGATCCGTCCAAGGCGATCGACACCCTCTATCGCCAGTATGGGCTGATCGATGCTGCGACGGCCGAGTATGCGCGCCGCCTGACGGCACAGAACCGGCTCACCGAAGCGCAGCAGGTCCTGCTGGCTGCTCTTCCAGGCCGGCTGGCTAACGCCAGCGAAGCGACCACGGCGCTTGGTCGTGCTTGGAACAGTGTGTCAAAGGCCGCAAGCGATGCCTACGACTGGATGGGGAAATCCATCGATCGGGCTTTGAGCGGGCCATCGCCGGCTGACGCTTTGAGCGAAGCAACTGAGTTGTACGCCGCTGCGCTTCGGCAACAGCAGAAGAGCAAAGGCACCATTTTCGGCGATGGCAGCTTTGACAGCGAAGTAGAGGAACGTCGGGCCGAACTGGAACGTCTTCGCCAGGAAGACATGGAGCGGCGCGGCAACGAAGCGCGCGATCGCGAACAGGAAAAGCGCCGTGCCGCTGCTCGAGGCGCACTCGACACCGCCAACGCCAGCCCGGCAACGGCGGCAGCCCGCGCCCGCCGCGATCTTGAGGACAGCCTCGTCAAGGCGCAAAGCGGGCTGGATGCGCCGGGCCTTCTCGACAGCCAACGCGCCGACATAACGGCAACGATCGACGCCAAGAAGCGTGCGCTGGAAACCTTGATCCCGGCGCAGGAGCGCGCCAATCAGCTTGCCGCGCTCGACATCCGCATTCAGACGGAGCGAAACCCTATCGTGCTCGCGGGCCTGATGGCTGATCGTGAGCGCCTGCAGCTGGCCGGTGAGGAAATCACCACGGCCGAGGCATCGTCCCGCATTGCCGCTGCACGCAACCGCGTCATCCAGGAGACGCTCGCCGCCTCCCGCCTTCAGTCGGCCGAGCTGGTCGAGGAGGTCGAAGCACGGCGCCGCCTTAACGATCAGGTCGCGGCCGGCAATATCACGGCGAGCCAAGCCGAGGCTCTTCTGCGCACGGAAATCCAGCTCCGCCCGCTTGCCGCCGCTGCGGCGGCTGCCCAGGGCGAGGAACAGAAGAAGCTGGCCGAGGCGCTGGCGGCTGCCAAGGACGCAGCCGCTGCCAGCGAACTTGAGCAACGCCGCGCCGGCGCGATCGACGTCATCAGGGGGCAGGACGACGATCTGGAGCGCTTGCGCCTTGAGAAGACACTCGTCGGCGCCAGCACGGCCGAACGCGAAAAGGCGCTGGCGGTTCTCGAAGCCGAGCAGATGATCCGGGCACGCGGCTATTCGGCTCTGTCGGCCGAGGCCGAACAGATCCGGCGCAATGCACGTGAGATCGCCAACCAGACGATCGAGGTCGAAAAGGCGACAGCTGCTTGGCAGATGTTTCAGTCAGCCGGCGAGACCGCGATCGACAATGTCTTCAGCTCGCTTCTTAAAGGGGACTTCAAAGGTGCTTTGAATGGCCTCCTCGGCGATGTCGGCAAGTTCTTCCAGGAGCTGGGCACGAACTCGATCAAGAACATGCTTCTGGGCGGCGATCGTCCGGAGCTGTCGGATGTGCTCGGCCGTTTCCTGAAAGGTGCGCCGGTCGCGGCCAATCAGAACACGCCGAAAGCAAGCGGCTTCGAGTCCTACGCAGCTCCGCTGATCCCTGTCACGCGCGAACCGCTGGGAAATATTTCGTCCTACGCCAAGGCCATCCAGTCGATCGAGAGCAGTGGCAACTACGGCGCGCTCGGTCCTATCACCCGGAGTGGTGACCGTGCTTATGGCGCCTATCAGATGATGGGCAACAACATCGGTCCATGGTCGGAGGCTGCACTAGGGCGCCGGCTGTCTACGTCGCAATTCCTTGGAGACAAGTCTGCGCAGGACGCCATTTTCAATCACCGCTTCGGCGGCTACGTCGATAAGTACGGTCCCTCGGGCGCCGCGCAGGCTTGGTTCGGGGGACCGGGTTCTGTTGGTAAAGGCGGTCGAGGTGCCGACGTCCTCGGGACCACAGGAAACGCCTATGTTGATAAGTTCAATGAGGCTCTCGGAAACGCGAACGGCAATTTAGACAAGCTCGCGACTACCGGACAGAACGCCAGCACGACTGTTGGCAGTCTTGCAGGTGCGTCATCGTCAGCCGTCAAAGGTCTAGGTGGCTTTGGTGAAGGCCTTGGGCAGGCAGGACAGAACTTAGCCAACTGGTTTCCGCCGGCCCCGTCTGGCGGCGGCGGCGGCGGGGGTCTCTTCGGCTCGTTGCTGACGGCGTTCCTTCCAAACTTCGTACCGAACGGTGCGCAGGCAAATTGGGCCGTCAACAATCCGGGCAAGGGTCTGTTCGACGTCGGTGGCTACACCGGCAACGGCGGGCGCAGCGATATAGCCGGCTTCGTCCATGGTCAGGAATATGTTGTCAAAGCCAGCGTGGTCGCGCAGCCAGGCGTTCGGCGCATGCTGGATGGGCTCAACTCCGGACGCGGCTACGACAAGGGTGGATTTGTCGCCAAGATCGGAGCGCCGGCGTCGGTTTATCCTTCGCAGGGCCAGAGCAGGATGGCGTCGACTGCCAACGATCGTGCAGGCTCCGGCAAGTCCGAAATCAACGTCTACGTCGATAACCCGCGCGGCGATCGCGACATCGAGGACGCCGTCGATCGCGGCGTTGCCAAGGGCCTTCGCGCCTACGACAAGAACCTGCCGGCCCGCTTCGAACAGATCAAGAAGCGCCCGTATGTGAGGGGCCAATGA
- a CDS encoding DUF1799 domain-containing protein produces MTFVMDDDDAEPNDDEIALVIQNAASLSGFIACSTQWRAASNKNGVLFIGLDYAACKIVLDAEGYEPDVFRDLRVIEDAVLPLFNDGDPASAEDDEE; encoded by the coding sequence GTGACGTTCGTCATGGACGATGACGATGCTGAACCCAACGACGATGAGATTGCCCTCGTGATCCAGAACGCCGCCAGTCTTTCCGGCTTCATCGCGTGCTCGACGCAGTGGAGAGCGGCGTCGAACAAGAACGGCGTCTTGTTCATTGGCCTCGACTACGCCGCCTGCAAGATCGTGCTCGATGCCGAGGGCTATGAGCCCGACGTGTTCCGGGATCTTCGCGTCATCGAGGACGCCGTGCTGCCGCTCTTCAACGACGGCGACCCGGCCTCCGCCGAGGATGACGAGGAATGA
- a CDS encoding phage tail terminator protein — protein sequence MIAAVITRLKSELGTAVSDVLPVEDLASISAGTAPKNGTVFVIPYREQAEPNTLAMGGFEQLVHAQILVALVLRRHADVQGAQRALDFDTMKGAIEQALAGWSVDPRGDLFELVSAQAAPLGNGVTVYVQTWQTSRYLETE from the coding sequence TTGATCGCGGCCGTCATCACCCGTTTGAAGAGCGAGCTAGGCACGGCGGTTTCCGACGTGCTGCCGGTCGAGGATCTTGCCTCGATCAGCGCAGGGACGGCTCCAAAGAACGGGACCGTCTTCGTCATCCCTTACCGCGAGCAGGCCGAGCCTAACACGCTGGCGATGGGTGGCTTCGAGCAGCTCGTGCACGCGCAGATCCTCGTGGCGCTCGTCCTGCGCCGGCATGCTGACGTCCAGGGCGCGCAACGTGCGCTCGACTTCGACACGATGAAGGGCGCGATCGAGCAGGCGCTTGCTGGCTGGTCGGTCGATCCCCGAGGCGACCTTTTCGAACTGGTGTCGGCACAGGCCGCGCCGCTTGGCAACGGTGTCACCGTCTATGTGCAGACGTGGCAGACGAGCCGCTACCTGGAGACCGAATGA
- a CDS encoding gp436 family protein — MHYASLEDLIERAGLDEILQVADRDGDGAADPDVVEASLTHADNAVNGYLAVRFRLPLSSVAAIVSTWAVSIARYHLHRNGPPDYVVRDYKDAMAALQQAARGLIALPGADGIAPAQSTSDGIRVDGPEPVFSREKMEGWL; from the coding sequence ATGCACTACGCCTCGCTCGAAGATCTGATCGAACGCGCCGGCCTGGATGAAATCCTTCAGGTCGCGGATCGCGACGGGGACGGCGCTGCGGATCCCGATGTCGTCGAGGCGTCGCTCACCCATGCCGACAACGCGGTGAACGGCTATCTGGCCGTTCGCTTCCGCCTGCCGCTGTCGAGCGTTGCGGCCATCGTGTCCACCTGGGCGGTCTCGATCGCGCGCTACCATCTGCATCGCAACGGTCCGCCCGACTACGTGGTGCGGGATTACAAGGATGCGATGGCGGCTCTTCAGCAGGCGGCACGCGGCCTGATCGCTCTTCCCGGCGCTGACGGCATCGCGCCGGCGCAATCCACCTCGGACGGCATCCGGGTCGATGGGCCCGAACCCGTCTTCTCCCGCGAGAAGATGGAGGGCTGGCTTTGA
- a CDS encoding major capsid protein, with protein MAGQPFPVDPVLTGIAVAFKNGELIADQVMPRLEPRLTAETFKYMVFGFDQTITIPDTKVGRKSEPNIMEFGGTEVTAATADYGQDAIIPIADIMQAPAGYDPEAFAVQQLTNIVELDREKRVADKTFNPLTYPLANREVLTGASQWSHADSKPIRAVTDALDSMVMRANVAVMGRLAWSQMRQNPNVLRALTTSGVADGLADKRAVADLLELDDIVVGSGFANAARPGQPAVRYRLWGKHCALIRREKIVSSMGEVPTWGWTAQFGNRVAGSMDEPKIGLRGSRRVRSGESVAEVVSAPELGYFFQNVAA; from the coding sequence ATGGCTGGACAGCCGTTTCCCGTCGATCCGGTTCTGACCGGCATCGCCGTTGCCTTCAAGAATGGGGAACTGATCGCCGATCAGGTCATGCCTCGCCTCGAGCCGCGTCTGACGGCTGAGACCTTTAAGTACATGGTCTTCGGCTTCGACCAGACGATCACGATCCCTGACACCAAGGTCGGCCGTAAGTCCGAGCCGAACATCATGGAGTTCGGCGGCACGGAAGTGACGGCCGCCACGGCCGACTACGGCCAGGACGCCATCATTCCGATCGCCGACATCATGCAGGCGCCGGCCGGTTACGACCCGGAAGCTTTCGCCGTCCAGCAGCTGACCAACATCGTCGAGCTGGATCGCGAGAAGCGCGTTGCCGACAAGACGTTCAACCCGCTGACCTATCCGCTCGCAAACCGCGAGGTTCTGACCGGCGCTTCTCAGTGGAGCCACGCTGACAGCAAGCCGATCCGCGCCGTCACGGATGCGCTCGACAGCATGGTCATGCGTGCGAACGTTGCTGTCATGGGCCGGCTGGCTTGGTCGCAGATGCGCCAGAACCCGAACGTTCTGCGGGCACTCACGACATCCGGCGTTGCCGATGGTCTCGCCGACAAGCGTGCTGTCGCCGATCTCCTCGAACTTGATGACATCGTCGTCGGCTCCGGATTTGCCAATGCAGCTCGTCCGGGCCAGCCGGCAGTGCGCTACCGCCTCTGGGGCAAGCATTGCGCCCTGATCCGTCGCGAGAAGATCGTGTCGAGCATGGGCGAAGTGCCGACATGGGGCTGGACGGCTCAGTTCGGCAACCGCGTTGCCGGCTCGATGGACGAGCCGAAGATCGGCCTTCGCGGATCGCGCCGTGTGCGCTCCGGCGAAAGCGTTGCCGAAGTCGTGTCGGCTCCGGAGCTTGGCTACTTCTTCCAGAATGTCGCCGCCTGA
- a CDS encoding peptidase — protein sequence MKPFEIFKTGSHVSTQGKAITFSDADVAAIASSYDPANHQAPIVVGHPKTNAPAFGWVKALSVKDGRLVAEPDRLDPSFSEMVRDGKFLKVSAALYDPAAPGNPTPGSYHLRHVGFLGAEPPAVKGLAGIEFAEATDLVLEFAETPWRTAWTMDSIGRLFRGMRDYFIETADIATADRIIPQYEIDQINENAASMRAEAREEEVRPTFSETTKDLSMTNVQKTEAERLAELDAREAAIKARETTFSEANTKAQAAADSAFVEGVIAAGRLPIGLKDTAIALFSEMSDDVLTFSEAGAQKTTSPRGAFRELLEKLPVPVETTELANGNGPDFSDSNQVAIAIQTEIKAAKERGEDIDPATAAMRLKNRR from the coding sequence ATGAAACCGTTCGAAATCTTCAAAACCGGCAGCCATGTTTCGACGCAGGGGAAGGCGATCACCTTCTCCGACGCCGATGTTGCGGCGATCGCCTCCTCTTACGATCCGGCCAACCATCAGGCGCCGATCGTTGTCGGTCATCCGAAGACGAACGCGCCGGCTTTCGGCTGGGTGAAGGCGCTGTCGGTGAAAGACGGACGCCTCGTCGCCGAACCCGATCGCCTCGACCCGTCCTTTTCCGAGATGGTGCGAGACGGCAAGTTCCTGAAGGTGTCGGCTGCGCTCTACGATCCGGCCGCACCCGGCAACCCGACGCCGGGCTCCTACCATCTTCGTCATGTCGGCTTCCTCGGCGCCGAGCCACCGGCCGTCAAAGGTCTGGCCGGCATCGAGTTCGCGGAAGCGACGGATCTCGTGCTGGAGTTTGCCGAGACGCCTTGGCGCACCGCCTGGACGATGGACAGCATCGGCCGGCTCTTCCGGGGCATGCGCGACTACTTCATCGAGACGGCCGACATCGCGACCGCCGATCGGATCATCCCGCAATACGAGATCGACCAGATCAACGAAAACGCCGCCTCCATGCGTGCTGAAGCGCGCGAGGAAGAGGTGCGGCCGACCTTCTCTGAAACCACCAAGGATCTTTCCATGACCAACGTCCAGAAGACGGAGGCCGAGCGGCTTGCCGAACTCGACGCTCGTGAGGCCGCCATCAAGGCGCGCGAAACGACCTTCTCCGAGGCCAACACCAAGGCCCAGGCTGCGGCTGACAGCGCGTTCGTCGAAGGTGTCATCGCAGCCGGCCGTCTGCCGATCGGGCTGAAGGACACCGCGATCGCGCTGTTCTCGGAAATGTCCGACGACGTGCTGACCTTTTCGGAAGCCGGCGCTCAGAAGACGACATCGCCGCGCGGCGCCTTCCGCGAGTTGCTCGAAAAGCTGCCCGTGCCCGTCGAAACAACGGAACTGGCGAACGGCAATGGTCCGGACTTTTCGGACAGCAATCAGGTCGCCATCGCGATCCAGACCGAAATCAAGGCTGCGAAGGAACGCGGCGAGGACATCGATCCCGCCACGGCTGCGATGCGCCTGAAGAACCGCCGCTGA
- a CDS encoding phage virion morphogenesis protein, translating into MTAATITIDDASINDALARLLAAAGNIKPVLKNIGEFEAKVTRRRFIDQKDPNGAPWVALNPLYAKTKKGPGILRGETRSLSQIVWQLAGDGVEIGSNEVYARIHNEGGTIRPKTAEALVFSMGGQTFKVQSVKIPKRQFLGFNEASITAILDIVKDHFVDAIEQK; encoded by the coding sequence ATGACCGCTGCGACTATCACGATCGACGATGCCTCCATCAATGATGCGCTGGCACGGCTGCTTGCAGCGGCGGGCAACATCAAGCCTGTGCTGAAGAACATCGGCGAGTTCGAAGCCAAGGTCACTCGGCGCCGCTTCATCGACCAGAAGGATCCGAACGGCGCGCCGTGGGTCGCGCTCAATCCGCTCTATGCCAAGACGAAGAAGGGCCCAGGCATCCTGCGGGGTGAGACGCGCAGCCTTTCCCAGATCGTGTGGCAGCTCGCCGGCGACGGCGTCGAGATCGGCTCGAACGAAGTCTATGCGCGGATTCACAATGAGGGCGGAACGATCCGACCGAAGACAGCCGAGGCGCTGGTGTTCTCGATGGGCGGACAGACGTTCAAGGTTCAGAGCGTGAAAATCCCCAAGCGGCAATTCCTCGGGTTCAACGAGGCGTCGATTACGGCTATCCTCGATATCGTCAAGGATCACTTCGTCGATGCGATCGAGCAGAAATAG
- a CDS encoding PBECR2 nuclease fold domain-containing protein, whose amino-acid sequence MAGEQIPFQEAIDFVAGKVNLPTRRYDDLKHGAHVRGFSVAGVTRDDMLGDFRAAIEKARVQGTGFKEFQKDFDAIVDRTGWLFNARGSTDGERRAWRARIIYTTNMRTSYMAGRYKQLTDPDVLKYRPYWQYVHSGALHPRLQHLAWDGKVWAATDPIWDRIYPPNGWGCGCDVEALSRREMQALGKDAPDESPELVRYDGIDPRTGEKEERIGGIDRGWEYNVGKEWLDGVVPTELREPLPAYRPDTPAPVNLPDLPEPTAAKSRDLMPEGLEPKAYVEGFLKRFNLKKDEGPFRDKSGGLITISRSLFEQRMPDGTVVGLKSDKRGRGQYAKLLADTIIAPDEIWVDWATMRSGVVLRRAYLKRIILPDGRALFVRFEWTNRGWVAVTGFDTKDDYLQNYRRGALLFRRAE is encoded by the coding sequence ATGGCCGGTGAGCAGATCCCGTTTCAGGAGGCAATCGACTTCGTCGCCGGCAAGGTCAACCTGCCCACCAGGCGCTATGACGATCTGAAGCATGGAGCCCATGTCCGCGGCTTTTCTGTCGCCGGCGTCACGCGGGATGACATGCTGGGAGATTTCCGGGCGGCGATCGAGAAAGCGCGTGTCCAGGGAACGGGCTTCAAAGAGTTTCAAAAGGACTTTGACGCCATCGTCGATCGCACGGGCTGGCTCTTTAATGCGCGTGGATCGACGGATGGCGAGCGGCGCGCATGGCGCGCGCGGATCATCTACACGACAAACATGCGCACCAGCTATATGGCCGGGCGCTATAAGCAGCTCACAGATCCCGATGTCCTGAAGTATCGGCCCTACTGGCAGTACGTCCATTCCGGCGCGCTGCATCCGCGTCTTCAGCACCTTGCCTGGGACGGCAAGGTCTGGGCCGCAACCGATCCGATCTGGGACCGCATCTACCCGCCGAATGGCTGGGGATGCGGTTGCGATGTCGAGGCTCTGTCCCGACGCGAGATGCAAGCGCTCGGCAAGGATGCGCCGGACGAGTCGCCCGAGCTGGTCAGGTATGACGGTATCGATCCTCGCACCGGGGAGAAGGAAGAGCGGATCGGCGGCATCGATCGCGGCTGGGAATACAACGTCGGCAAGGAGTGGCTCGACGGTGTTGTGCCAACCGAGCTGCGAGAGCCGCTGCCAGCGTATCGGCCGGATACGCCGGCGCCGGTCAACCTGCCGGATCTCCCGGAGCCGACCGCCGCCAAGAGCCGCGACCTGATGCCGGAGGGGCTTGAGCCGAAAGCCTATGTCGAGGGCTTCCTGAAGCGGTTCAACCTGAAGAAGGACGAAGGCCCGTTCCGCGACAAGTCCGGAGGGCTCATCACCATCAGCCGGTCCCTGTTCGAGCAGCGCATGCCGGACGGGACCGTCGTCGGCCTGAAGAGCGACAAACGCGGCCGAGGCCAGTACGCCAAGCTGCTGGCCGATACCATCATCGCGCCAGACGAGATCTGGGTGGATTGGGCGACCATGAGAAGTGGCGTGGTCTTGCGCCGTGCCTACCTGAAGCGGATCATCCTGCCCGATGGCCGCGCCTTGTTCGTGCGTTTCGAATGGACCAACAGGGGCTGGGTGGCCGTGACCGGCTTCGATACGAAGGACGATTACCTTCAGAATTACCGGCGTGGTGCGCTTCTGTTTCGACGGGCTGAATAG
- a CDS encoding DUF935 domain-containing protein, giving the protein MAETTMEIATIRTDPFVPEFAGVMQPTDEILRTRGLGKSHQLYDEIRRDPHAFAILQKRKLEVVSREWSVFEASESDLDKRAAEEVKRQLKAIDFDKLTRGMLGAVLKGFSVAEVLWANVAGVWTLQAVKVKKQRRFRFDMDGKLRLLTRAAMIEGVPVPDRKFVVHRHSIDDDEDDPYGVGIGQVLYWPAWMKRNALAQWLRAVEKHGTPTTKITYPGGYDKQRQDEMLAAIRQLANDTGIAVPENVIVELLEAKAGGGDVFEKLNRYLDELMSEAVLGETLTTNSGERGARSLGEVHNEVRVAIAKADADLISATIKDTIARWIVELNFPGAGIPDVWRDFAEAEDLNEKIKRDETIYKMGYRPKDPQYIDDTYGGEWIEKPAPETKPGKPGVAAKGALDNLDFADPPARSNSERVVANLTDQLETAGAGVFDSMIGQIRTEFAEARDYDDLTLRLARLSSEMGVDDLAQLLEQAALLAQLEGVASVDGR; this is encoded by the coding sequence ATGGCTGAAACCACCATGGAGATCGCAACGATCCGGACGGACCCGTTCGTCCCGGAGTTCGCCGGCGTCATGCAGCCGACAGACGAGATCCTGCGCACGCGTGGCCTTGGCAAGAGCCATCAGCTCTATGACGAGATCCGGCGCGATCCGCATGCCTTCGCCATCCTGCAAAAGCGAAAGCTGGAAGTGGTCAGCCGCGAATGGAGTGTCTTCGAGGCATCGGAAAGCGATCTCGACAAGCGCGCGGCCGAGGAAGTCAAGCGCCAGCTGAAGGCGATCGACTTCGACAAGCTGACACGCGGCATGCTGGGCGCCGTCCTGAAGGGCTTCTCCGTTGCCGAGGTTCTCTGGGCCAATGTCGCCGGCGTCTGGACGCTACAGGCCGTTAAGGTCAAGAAGCAGCGCCGGTTCCGGTTCGACATGGACGGCAAACTCCGGCTCCTGACGCGCGCTGCCATGATCGAGGGTGTGCCGGTTCCCGATCGGAAGTTCGTGGTTCACAGGCATTCGATCGACGACGATGAAGACGATCCATATGGCGTCGGCATAGGGCAAGTCCTCTACTGGCCCGCATGGATGAAGCGCAACGCACTGGCACAGTGGCTGCGCGCCGTCGAGAAACACGGCACGCCGACGACGAAGATCACGTATCCCGGTGGCTACGACAAGCAACGCCAGGACGAGATGCTGGCCGCGATCCGGCAGCTGGCGAACGACACCGGCATTGCGGTACCGGAAAACGTCATCGTAGAGCTGCTGGAGGCGAAGGCCGGCGGCGGCGACGTGTTTGAGAAGCTGAACCGATACCTCGACGAACTTATGAGCGAGGCGGTGCTCGGTGAGACGTTGACCACGAACTCCGGCGAGCGCGGCGCGCGATCGCTCGGCGAAGTCCACAACGAGGTGCGCGTTGCGATCGCCAAGGCGGATGCCGATCTGATCTCCGCCACCATCAAGGACACCATCGCCCGGTGGATCGTCGAGCTGAACTTTCCCGGCGCCGGCATCCCCGACGTCTGGCGCGATTTCGCCGAGGCCGAGGATCTCAACGAGAAGATCAAGCGCGACGAGACGATCTACAAGATGGGCTATCGTCCGAAGGACCCGCAGTACATCGACGACACCTATGGCGGCGAATGGATTGAGAAGCCGGCGCCGGAGACCAAACCGGGCAAGCCCGGCGTTGCGGCCAAGGGCGCGCTCGATAATCTGGATTTCGCAGACCCGCCGGCACGTTCCAACAGCGAGCGTGTCGTGGCCAACCTGACCGACCAGCTGGAGACCGCCGGCGCCGGCGTGTTCGACAGCATGATCGGACAGATCCGCACCGAGTTCGCCGAGGCGCGCGATTATGACGATCTGACGCTACGGCTGGCACGGCTGTCGTCGGAGATGGGCGTAGACGATCTGGCTCAGCTCCTCGAGCAGGCCGCGCTGCTCGCCCAGCTCGAAGGCGTGGCATCCGTCGATGGCCGGTGA